A region from the Augochlora pura isolate Apur16 unplaced genomic scaffold, APUR_v2.2.1 APUR_unplaced_4665, whole genome shotgun sequence genome encodes:
- the LOC144477867 gene encoding uncharacterized protein LOC144477867 — protein MWIPSHCGITGNEQADKMAKEATQEPHNPELGVPFTDFREQFKETMWENFRRTLEIEFKYKGTNYYNTLYESRKKPWYTKQNNWSRETIVRIGSLRSNHYNTGESLARVGIINSPQCECSHPVQDLNHIIWQCPLRDNGRSELISKLKRLKWTVPAEAQQIIASRDSRVTAILLAFLVRNELRL, from the coding sequence atgtggATACCGTCACACTGCGGTATCACAGGAAATGAACAGGCTGATAAAATGGCTAAGGAGGCAACACAGGAGCCACACAATCCTGAACTGGGGGTGCCGTTTACGGACTTCAGGGAGCAGTTCAAGGAAACAATGTGGGAAAACTTCCGAAGGACGCTGGAGATTGAGTTCAAATACAAGGGTACTAACTACTACAACACGCTGTACGAAAGCAGGAAGAAACCGTGGTATACGAAACAAAATAACTGGTCAAGGGAAACAATAGTGAGGATAGGTAGTCTCAGGTCCAATCATTACAACACAGGGGAGTCCCTGGCAAGGGTTGGTATCATCAACAGCCCGCAATGTGAATGTTCACATCCGGTCCAGGACTTAAACCACATTATCTGGCAGTGCCCGCTGAGAGATAATGGGAGAAGTGAgttaattagtaaattaaagaGACTGAAATGGACGGTTCCTGCGGAAGCACAACAAATAATAGCAAGCAGGGACTCAAGGGTCACAGCGATATTATTAGCATTTCTAGTAAGAAATGAATTAAGACTGTAA